The following are encoded together in the Vigna angularis cultivar LongXiaoDou No.4 chromosome 9, ASM1680809v1, whole genome shotgun sequence genome:
- the LOC108346987 gene encoding 16 kDa phloem protein 2 — protein sequence MPRGTLEVILISAKGLDDNDFLSSIDPYVILTYRTQEHKSTVQEDSGSKPQWNESFLFTVSDSTSELNLKIMDKDNFTQDDSLGETNIDLGPLFEVGSLPETVHKVVKDEEYCGEIKVALTFTPERNEEQEYSVGDESYGGWKESSGEF from the exons ATGCCTCGTGGAACGCTTGAAGTTATTTTGATCAGCGCAAAAGGCCTTGATGACAATGATTTTCTCT CCAGCATAGATCCTTATGTGATTCTCACATACAGGACACAGGAGCACAAGAGCACTGTGCAAGAAG ATTCTGGATCCAAACCTCAATGGAACGAGAGCtttcttttcactgtttctgaCAGTACTTCTGAACTGAATCTCAAGATCATGGATAAAGATAACTTTACTCAGGATGATTCTCTTGGCGAGACAAA CATTGATTTAGGTCCACTGTTTGAAGTGGGTAGCCTTCCAGAAACTGTTCACAAGGTTGTGAAGGACGAAGAATATTGTGGAGAGATTAAGGTGGCTCTCACTTTCACTCCTGAG AGAAACGAAGAGCAGGAATACAGTGTAGGAGATGAGAGCTATGGTGGATGGAAAGAATCAAGTGGGGAATTCTAG
- the LOC108347087 gene encoding uncharacterized protein LOC108347087 — MGSEKGESSCASPWLKISKEVDPAAASQTLRFVDRMGASIAVPPKWEARGTYGHLYRNFIKVLHIQPGRISISVHAKPPICNGYGTLHGGSVGTLAEILSIACARTVVAEDKELFLGEISISYMSATPVNEEVLANASVVKSGRNLTVIAAEFKLKKSGNMAYSTRATFYNMPLSSL, encoded by the exons ATGGGAAGTGAGAAAGGAGAAAGCTCGTGCGCGTCGCCATGGCTGAAAATCTCGAAGGAAGTTGACCCTGCAGCTGCCTCCCAGACCTTGCGCTTCGTTGATCGCATGGGAGCTTCCATCGCCGTTCCCCCTAAGTGGGAAGCGCGTGGCACCTACGGCCACCTCTATCGGAACTTCATCAAAGTCCTTCACATCCAACCAGGACGAATTTCGATCTCCGTTCACGCCAAACCCCCCATCTGT AATGGCTATGGAACTCTGCATGGGGGTTCTGTTGGGACTTTGGCTGAGATTCTGTCAATTGCTTGTGCTAGAACGGTAGTTGCTGAAGACAAGGAACTTTTTCTTGGGGAAATTAGCATTTCTTACATGTCTGCCACTCCAGTAAAT GAAGAAGTGTTAGCAAATGCCTCCGTAGTGAAGTCCGGCAGAAATTTGACTGTAATTGCAGCTGAgtttaaattgaagaaatctGGGAATATGGCATATAGCACTCGTGCTACCTTCTATAACATGCCTCTTTCCAGTTTATGA
- the LOC108346266 gene encoding uncharacterized protein LOC108346266 yields the protein MGSEKAESSCASPWLKISKEVDPAVASAALRFVDRLGASTAVPPKWDARGSYDPFFRNFIKILHIQPGRISISVHAKPPICNTFGTLHGGSVGTLTEILSTACARTVVAEDKELFLGEISMSYMSATPANEEVLANASVVKSGRNLTVVAVQFKLKKSGNMAYSTRATFYNMPLSSL from the exons ATGGGAAGTGAGAAAGCAGAAAGTTCGTGCGCGTCGCCATGGCTGAAAATCTCGAAGGAAGTTGACCCTGCAGTTGCCTCTGCGGCGTTGCGCTTCGTTGATCGCTTGGGAGCTTCCACCGCCGTTCCCCCTAAGTGGGACGCGCGTGGCTCCTACGACCCCTTCTTTCGGAACTTCATCAAAATCCTTCACATCCAACCAGGACGAATTTCGATCTCCGTTCACGCCAAACCCCCCATCTGT AATACCTTTGGAACTCTGCATGGGGGTTCTGTTGGGACTTTGACTGAGATTCTGTCAACTGCTTGTGCTAGAACGGTAGTTGCTGAGGACAAAGAACTTTTTCTTGGGGAAATTAGCATGTCTTACATGTCTGCCACTCCAGCAAAT GAAGAAGTGTTAGCAAATGCCTCCGTGGTGAAGTCCGGCAGAAATTTAACTGTAGTCGCAGTTCAGTTCAAATTGAAGAAATCTGGGAATATGGCATATAGCACTCGCGCTACCTTCTATAACATGCCTCTTTCCAGTTTATGA
- the LOC108346328 gene encoding cell division protein FtsY homolog, chloroplastic: MATISSSLARFPVISQPSSNSQYILFNVAPRTGAPNFRTGSARFRCSAGQTGFFTKLGRLIKEKAKSDVEKVFTGFSKTRNNLAVIDELLLYWNLADTDRVLDELEEALLVSDFGPRITIKIVENLREDIFSGKLKSGNEIKEALKRNVLELLTSKGSKTELQLGFRKPAVIMIVGVNGGGKTTSLGKLAYRLKNEGAKILMAAGDTFRAAASDQLEIWAERTGCEIVVAESQKAKASSVLSQAVKKGKELGFDIVLCDTSGRLHTNYSLMEELISCKKSVAKVIPGAPNEVLLVLDGTTGLNMLPQAREFNDVVGVTGLILTKLDGSARGGCVVSVVDELGIPVKFVGVGEGVEDLQPFDADAFVNAIFM; encoded by the exons ATGGCTACCATTTCTTCTTCCCTCGCTCGCTTCCCCGTTATCTCGCAACCTTCCTCCAATTCACAATATATCCTCTTCAACGTCGCTCCTCGAACCGGAGCCCCCAATTTTAGAACCGGCTCGGCTCGGTTCAGGTGTTCAGCGGGACAGACCGGGTTCTTCACGAAACTGGGGCGTTTGATTAAGGAGAAGGCGAAGAGTGACGTGGAAAAGGTGTTTACGGGATTCTCCAAGACCCGCAACAACCTCGCCGTCATCGACGAGCTTCTGCTCTACTGGAACCTCGCCGACACGGACCGAGTCCTTGACGAACTCGAAGAG GCTCTTTTAGTGTCTGATTTTGGCCCGAGAATCACTATTAAGATTGTAGAGAATTTGCGCGAGGATATATTTTCAGGGAAGCTTAAATCAGGGAATGAGATAAAG GAAGCATTGAAGAGGAATGTTTTGGAACTGTTAACCTCCAAGGGAAGTAAAACCGAACTTCAACTTGGATTCAG GAAGCCAGCTGTAATAATGATTGTTGGTGTTAATGGTGGAGGGAAAACAACATCTTTAG GAAAGCTGGCCTATAGATTGAAGAATGAAGGGGCTAAG ATATTGATGGCGGCTGGTGATACATTTAGAGCTGCTGCTAGTGATCAGTTGGAAATATGGGCAGAAAGGACTGGATGTGAGATTGTTGTGGCTGAATCACAGAAAGCAAAAGCATCATCAG TGCTTTCACAGGCTGTAAAAAAGGGAAAAGAGCTCGGTTTTGATATAGTTTTATGTGATACGTCTGGTC GTTTACACACTAATTACAGCTTAATGGAAGAGTTGATTTCCTGTAAAAAATCTGTTGCTAAAGTCATTCCCGGTGCACCCAAT GAGGTCCTACTGGTTCTGGATGGGACCACTGGTCTGAATATGTTGCCACAAGCAAGAGAATTCAATGAT GTTGTGGGTGTCACTGGTTTAATTTTGACCAAATTGGATGGCTCTGCAAGAGGTGGCTGTGTG GTCAGCGTGGTTGATGAGCTTGGAATCCCTGTAAAATTTGTAGGTGTTGGTGAAGGTGTTGAAGACCTTCAACCCTTTGATGCGGATGCCTTTGTCAATGCCATTTTTATGTAA